The DNA window CAATGAACCATGCCCATTTCTAGATTAAGGCTTTTAATATATACTTGGTGACTTAAGCAGGTGATGATGAATGTGGCTAATTTGCTGCTATACCTGGATCAAGAACATTGAAGGGGGTCAGTGAGACGGTTAGGTAGGTGATTAAAGGTAATAGTTGCCAAACCAATGactgagtttgatttctgggaCTCAtgtgttggaaggagagaactgacttctgcaagttgtcctctgttctcCATCCATGTAGTGTAGCACAATTTCTCcttaacacagagaaaaagaggttgaggagagagggagggagacggagggggagagggagagtgagggagagtgggagagggagaaggaaagaaacagattGAGCTTTTGAGCCATGGTTCATCTACAATCCCAGAATAGAAGCCAATCCTGAGAAGGTATGAATTGTAATTTTTCTAGCTTGATGTTTTGAGGACTGCAGAATAACTTGGAACCATCATAATgttgggatggtgatgcctgaaTTTCCCATCTCTGTTGATCCACTCGGTTTTTAGCAAGACTTTCCTTAGGGAAGTGTGGGAAGAGAAGAGGTTGGTCAGTGGTCCCTATTACTTCGGGGCATGAGTTCCTGCTTCACATTTTGTATTGTCTCATTCAGTAGCCAATTGAGTATAAGTTGACAAAAAGAGTCTATACATAAGCAGCTTTAAAAGCTTTGCACTTTAAAACTAACATGCATGTATATTATAGTAGTTAATAAACATTGAGGAGACTGTGTATAATATTATATTGGTCTCCAGAAAATAATCTATTAAGAAACTGACTCTTGTAACCCTTTCAGAAAACCCATGGTCATTTGTGACCCAAACATTAGTTCCAGTGTCTTCAGGTTGCAAAGTCTTGACTTCACAATGGGAGCACAGTTCTGGTCATATGCTATCTATCACATTTTTAACCTTTAGGATAAAAATTTGCAAACATGTAGTATGTAGAATCAAGCAGAACCCTGCTTTCATGCCACAATCTTAGGAACTGCCCAAGGAAAAGTAAATGTTCCTAGTTAAAGCTAAATACTATTTTCCCTTTGACTCCTTCTACTTAAAATTATGTCATATTTTGGTTCTCATCTCATAACAGTAAGTTTGAGTCATTGTATATTTTACATAGAGCTTTTAACCATATTTTATTTCTGGTTACTGTGAACCAAAACATGTTGTTTTTGGAATTTTACCAGTACATCCTGGATTCTTGGCTACTTTGTCTATTAGCTGAATTCCACCCTAAAATTTCTCTTGCAGtttgaacagttttatttcagATATGATAAGTGGTTGTCATTTGCAGATTTTAACCCTTGCTGGGTTAAGCTTCAAGAAACTTCTGAAAAGTTAATCAATAGAAAGTAAACACTATCTCAGTTAATTGAATATTAAAtttagtttcaaaataaaatttcctcaAAATACTAATGCCATTAAACCAGTACTTTCAATTGTTTCTCAAgaaatttgttatttttgcttaacttcagctctttattttgtaaaaagaTGCCAGTTACACTGAATCTAATATtaccaacaaaataatttttgtttatagGGATGTCCCACGTAGAGTGTAATAATTTAGACATGTATactaataaattattatttatctaaaattcaaataatcttgaggcctgtatttttattttctaattctgGTAACTTGGTTTGAAGAtcaatcatttttttctccttccaaatgGCATTAGAGTCCTTTTGTCAttctttctattttgaaaaattttaaacataaatgtaaatttaCAATTTTAAGAAGTCCATCTTTCCTAGCCCTGGTTAGATCTTACAGACTCTTTCAGGtctggaatttttcttctattgtttCTTTAATACTTTTCTTACTGTAGCTATACAACTTCAGAAATTTTTAGCTTTCTAATTCATTTGTTGGGAGGGATTATGGACAAAGccattcttaaattttaattttcaaaatgttttgagaatttcatacataagtATTGTAtttgacatacatacatacatactgaatatatatattatatatatatatatatatatatattgttttaaaagaagtgGAAAATAAGAGTTAACAGCAAGAATGAATGAGGACATTTCCATAAAGCACTGAGCTAAAAGATATCACTTAGCATGATGTGATGAGGTTATTTTTCTACTGTACAAAATACTGTAAGGCTTTTTTAATAAGATGGTAAGTCATGTTTATTGAACTAGATATTCAATTAGGAAAATGTCAAGCAATTGTGATTTATAGATAAGATCCTTGAAGATCATAGAGTTTAAATAGTTTTCTCAATGTTATATAGAATCCAAGcctctggacttgaactcaaacCCATATTTTCTGATTTAATTCCATTGTccatgcacgcctttaatcccagcatttgggaggcagaggcaggatgatctttgtgagtttgagcccagcctgatctacagagcaagttctaggacagccatatctatatagtgagaccttgtctaaaaatgtCAAATCAGAGGCTTTTCTCTACAGCACAAATTCATGGAGTTTTGAGAAAGCCATTTCATTGTTAAAAAATGAGTTTGTTACATCCTATACATTTTAATAAGTTGATAATATTTTCTTTGCAGTAAAACTGTATGCTTTAACAAGCCAAGTCATTGACGGTGAGATGCAGTTCTATGCCAGAGCTAAGCTTTTCTACCAAGAGGTACCAGCCACAGAAGAAGGCATGATGGGAAATTTTATTGAACTATCCAATCCAGACATCCAGGCCTCTCGTGAATTTCTTAGGAAATTTGTTGGGGTAAGTTTTCTGACTGATGCTTGATGAACAGGCAAAGTCCTTGCAAACTGAGCTCACATGTTTCTGTGTTGTTAAAGCCATGTGACTCAGCTGAGTGGTCATCCGGAAAGCCTGTTTTAAGATGTTCAGAGGGATGGAGTTCAACAAACCCTCGGCTTATCCCACTTGGCACTTCACCACTGTGGCACCAGCTAATCTTGCATGCTTCAGGGGAAGATGAACTAGTGGTACAGACATGACTATACTACGTCACAGAAACATCTTAAGAGAATCAGAGGTAAACAGTTGAAACCTAGAAGACTGCTGAGAATTCATGCCTCATGCATTTCAGATTAATTTACAAAGTctctaaaatacaaatgaaatatacTAGAAGATGCAAGCTtatattcaatttttttaaaaaagacaatgaTAGAATCCCTTTATGATTTTTATACATAGTTCAGCTTGTTACCTGAACGAATGAGATTCTTTTGTTACTCTGGATTTGGTTAAACCTCTTCTTTTTGTGGAAGAAATTTTCAGGTCATATAGAGATAAGACAGTAAAATATAGGAGCCAAAGTTCTGAGCTTTCTAAAGCAACACAGTTCTTCTACCTAATGCATAAACACCCCTGAGGATGTTATTTCCATGTAGTTAGTTTCAGTTTTCTGTTCCATGGCTAAGGAATAACAACAGAATCTCCAGTGGAAGAAagcaaagataaaaaaaaaaaaaaaaaaaaaaaaaaaaaaaaaaaaaaaaaaaaaactagagacgTTGGACACTTGCTTTAGTGAACAAATGAGCATGAAATAAATCTGGTGTGTGGCTATTTACTAACAATACCATGATATCTTATCATATATTCATCACATATCATGCAACTTTAGTTTTCAAGCTGTCTTAACCCACACAATAAAGTTGCCATGGACCTTATTAAGATAAAACTCCTAATTGCAAGCAAAATTTGTTAGATTCAATACAATGCCATTTGATTAAAATGTGGATAGTGCTTTATTTTGATAAAGGAAGCATTATCAATGTTTAGCTTTAGGGTTGAGCTGTCAGTCTACTCACACGGATAGTGTGAAGACTATATTGATGTTAAAGTGATGTTCCATTCATTCTAAGATCCCCCACCCCCCTGCCACTGCAGCACCCAGTATCTGTGTCACCACTCTGGCAGCAGAGGCATGTGGCTAGGATGAGATGTCTAACCCAATGTCTATCTGATATAACTCGCAGCCACAAAGTTTTGAAAAGTGTAGGGTTTATGGCCATGGGTGTTTGCATGTCAGAGTAATCTATAATACTTCTAAAGTAGTCTTGATGGCTGATTTCATGGCATTCTTGTTCTAAGTAGGTCAGTTACTTCGCCAAGTCTTTTAGGAACACTGTCTGTTTACCCTTTAGAATTCTTAAAGGTAAGAATTGTTGTCAGTTCTTTTTTATAGttgtggaaactgaggcttaaaGGGATGAAAAGCTCACACACATGAGGCATCAGTCCAGCCAGGTTAGTCTTATGCCAAATTCCTTGCTCTCAACCATGacatattttgttttccatttgtttcatGAAGTAGAAAAATcgctattttttttctcacagactGTAGACTTCAACTCTCCTCCTTTCTGTCCTAAGTGTCCTTCCTGCTTGCCTCATGGTGAGGCCGACTTTGATCCCAAGGCATTTCAGAAGCTTAGCTAGTAATCCAGCTGCCTTGTCACTCCACGAGGAATGCCAAGCTGACCACAGGGATTCTGGTCAGACAGCCCAGAGGCACGCCCACGGACCTGGGAAAGGAAACACTGTATGCTTGCATATTTATGTTGGAAAAGAGGCAGACTGCTCCTTTCAAACAAACACAAGAGCCCTTCTTAGTAGACAAGACTCATTGTAAAgctgtgaccttgaactaagaACAAACAGTCTGTTTAAAGGGATGATATTTTAGTGCTTTGACCTCAATAATCTGCTAAATTAGTATCTAGGTCAAGAAACAAGGACTTAGGGGATGTAAGCATCTGACATGATTTATTCTTGTGTCAACCGGGAAAAGGCGAACTGTTTAATTTAAAGCTTTGGTTTCCTTTCAACACTCAGTGACAAGGGACAATGGGAAAAGCTGTTTAATCTAGTTGCAAATGTATTTGCTTTGGAAATCCACAAATGGTACCAAGATGATGCCAGCACAGCTGATAACTAATAGGGTGAAGTTATAGGACACAAAAAGGAATTTGGTATTTAATGCATTCATTTCTTGGATATTTGTCAGAGATTGGATGACTAAACTAATGagatttgatttgtatttcatgGCTTTTGTACAGTGCTATGAAGCACTTAGATTTTAGTTTTCAACTTAACTGAACAGGTTTAAGATAATGCTATGCAAAATAAAGCAATTAGGCATGATAAGACTAGGAACAGCATaactaatagtttttttttattattattttgtacaaGGCTATAGACATGAAGATAACACAGtgaatgaaactgaaaataaaaaccatcTTGTTTTGAAATCACACATTGTGCGAGACTGTATTCACATTTGTCAAGGGCATCCGATTTCAATCCAGTCACAGCTTCTCCAGCCGTAGTGTCTAAGATTCTGAGAGCAACCTTTAAATATCCCTTCTCAGAGGTACTGCCTGTGAGCgacagacagaaaaagaacagCAGTGCCAGGTCAGGGGAGGCAACGCCAACCACATTGGATGAAGCAGAACAGAGCTACTAGACAGTGGTCAGAGAGGCTGGAGGTCCACAGCACCTGATTGAAAGGAACATTTGCGATTTgcgtctgtttttgtttttttttttttttttttttggtttttcgagacagggtttctctttgtagctttggagcctatcctggcacttgctctggagaccaggctggcctcgaactcacagagatccacccgcctctggctcccgagtgggTTTCAAGGAAAGCTGTAGCCAACCCTCAGACACCTGAAGTGATGAATCATAGTTGAGAAGGATGAGAATCTCCAagggctgtggttctcaaccAATGGGTCACGACCcttttgggggtcacatatcagatatcctgcacatcagatatatacattatgattcgtaacagtagcaaaattatagctatgaagtagcaacaaaaattttatgattgggggtcatcacaacatgaggaactctgtTAAAGatcaaagcattaggaagattgagaaccataGTTTCAGAGAGTTCTAATTGGAACACCTCCTTGACCTCAGTTTTTGTCTAAAATGCAGAGGCATTAATATCACTTACTTAAAAACTCTAGGCTTTTGCTGACATCTTCGAAGGGCTTCCTTGGTAAATaatgggaaggcagagagagtgagatCCCTTCCTTTACCGGCTTCATAGTATCCTCGAATAATAAAAGTGTCCAGCAATTACAGTCTTAAGGTCTCTTAGCTCTCTTGTCCTGTGTTCTACTTCTAAAGCCACTTGCTATGCCTAAGGATATTGGCATGACTAACAGAGCTGCTGGGAGCCCAGCAATTCCAGGAAAGAGTTTTAATGAGAATCTCTTATTGAACACACCTATTTCTACCAGTCATTGTTTGTAGCTTACAATGATCACTccatattttctccttttgtgtttctgattttacATAGAAGATTATGACTTTTGTGAGACATTAAATCAGTTATATGTATGATGTAATACTTAAACAAGGGAGACACCATAGTGAAGGCAGGGGTGGCAAGCATATGTCCTGCTGCTTTCCTTCTTAAACTCAAGGCAGAAATCACCAATCAATTTTACAGCCCTTTCCTGCTGAATGAAGCCTTTGAATACCACATTAGGTAGCTCTTACCACAGGAGTCAGAGTTAGCGCTCTAGGTGTTATACTTAATGTAGATTGGGTTTGGCTCAGATGGTTCCTGCTCAAATTCTAGTTCTGTCATTAGCTATTTAATACCACAAACTAGAGTTTTCTCATCTCCAAAATaggaatcatcatcatcatcttaaaaaaatatatgtatatatgcatgcatgcatacacacacacacatatatgagtgttctgtcttcctgtatctgcaggacagaagagggcaccagatctcattataaatggttgtgagccaccacatgggtgctggaaattgaactcaggacctctggaagagcaatcagtgctcttaacccctgagccatctctccagccccatcactaTACTCTTATAGAAGTTTTTCtgattattataattattgtGGCTATAAAGAGCATGTGACATATAAATACCCATATATTATGACCCttactacattttaaaagaacattatcattgtttcctttttgtgtttgtgtctttgtACCTTTCTAGCATAAGGGAAGCCTTTTGGATGGACTGCAAGGCAACTTTTTTGATGTTTCCTCCTGCTCATGTTTACCTTTGATCTTTAGCCAACAGTATTTTTCATCCTTAGTTCCTGAGAAATCAAGAGTAGGCTCTCTCCGTAAGATCTTGATTGGTAATTCCAAGTATCCTATTACTGTAATTTCTAGCACGAACCTATTACCATCCCAATCACAACTAAATAATTTAGACCAGCTGAGTCTGTCTTCATGAATCCAAAGCCTTTCTTTAATTGTATAGGAGCAAATTTGAGAATGTTTGTATTAGCTAATTTCTCAAAATGCACCACCTTCCCATCCTAGCCAATGCATGGCCttacttaaattttttctttcagtaaacATGTAGTTTCTGGcacaaaattacacacacacacacacacacacacacacacacacacacacactttatgcattaaagaagacaaagaaactgaagaaactaCCCTTTATCCAGATGGGTGTTTTGTGTGTTGCCAAACTGTATTTACAACACACTCTTGGTGAGACACATAGTGGGATAATGGCTGTTCCTCAGCTAAGGTCTCAGATGTTACTACCCAAAGAAAAGGATTAGGAGATTCTGAGCACCTCCAAACCCAGcttagaaaaactaaaatttcaaTCATCCCAATATGAATTTGAATGTTTATAAGAAGTGAATGTTTAGAGTAACTTTGAAACTCATAAAAACTCATTATGGACTCCACCTCACCTCCCCATTTTTTCAAAGTAATAACATATGGTACATGTCCATATAGCTGCCATGGTCATCAAAGCTATGACTTCATAGAGCTCTCCATGGCTCATTTCTTGGAGAGAGTTACCCTGTACTGGAAGCTAATATAATAGcttgtaattcttttttaaagagataactctggtaaaaacaaacaaacaaaagccgggcatcggtggtgcacacctttaatcccagcactcgggaggcagaggcaggcagatctctgtgagttcgaggccagcctggtctccagagcgagtgccaggaggttccaaagcgacacagagaaaccctgtttcggaaaaacaaaacaaaacaaaacaaaacgaagtAGAACTATAAATATTTgactttttggaaaaaaattaaatatctgtGATATAATCACAGATAATTGTCTATATTCATTTGTACTAGCATATTGaatcatacacacaaatgaaacatCTTATACTGTAAGATGTCTTGATTTGAAGAAGTAATTGTGATGCCCAAGACTCAGGGTGAGTCTGTGTACTTGAAATGGTCCACAAGGTATCTTTCTGCAGGGGCCAGGGAGAGCAGGAACTGGCTGTGCCTTGGACTGCGGCTCTGGAATAGGAAGGGTCAGCAAGCACGTCTTGTTGCCTGTTTTCAGCAGCGTTGAACTGGTGGATATGATGGAATCCTTCCTCCTTGAAGCCCAGAACTACTTGCAGGTTATCGAGGACAAAGTTGAAAGCTACCACTGTTACAGCCTACAGGAATTCACGCCTCCCTTAGGAAGATATGATGTCATCTGGATTCAGTGGGTTTCAGGTCAGTGTTACATGGCACAACTTTTGC is part of the Cricetulus griseus strain 17A/GY chromosome 5, alternate assembly CriGri-PICRH-1.0, whole genome shotgun sequence genome and encodes:
- the Mettl11b gene encoding alpha N-terminal protein methyltransferase 1B; amino-acid sequence: MAHLGAHFAFRSRWQKTDDELCRHSMSFILHKAIRNDFFQSYLYLLEKIPLVKLYALTSQVIDGEMQFYARAKLFYQEVPATEEGMMGNFIELSNPDIQASREFLRKFVGGPGRAGTGCALDCGSGIGRVSKHVLLPVFSSVELVDMMESFLLEAQNYLQVIEDKVESYHCYSLQEFTPPLGRYDVIWIQWVSGYLTDKDLLAFLSRCRSGLKENGVIILKDNVAREGCIFDLSDSSVTRDMDILRSLIRKSGLVVLGQEKQEGFPEQCVPVWMFALHSDRRS